Proteins from a genomic interval of Kitasatospora herbaricolor:
- a CDS encoding serine/threonine-protein kinase, which yields MTQAQGSTGRLLAGRYRLDAVLGRGGMGTVWRAEDEMLGRVVAVKELRMHGGVDEEEKHRLIVRTLREAKATARIRHTAAVTVFDVVEEDDRPWIVMELVESRSLAEVIKEDGPLTPVRAAEIALDVLGVLVAAHSHGILHRDVKPSNVLIGEDGRVVLTDFGIASVEGDASVTSTGMLVGAPSYISPERARGQKPGPPADLWSLGGTLYAMLEGRPPYDRGSALATLTAVMTEDLAAPANAGPLKPVIEGLLEKDPARRLDASQTRAMLRRVVAQATVKSEATTQQAVPVAGTDRPAAAAAAAAAPAAAAPAEEPGTPAGPEAPAGGAKRPVGGLLGTVRVGSRSKAPAQAPAEPERPAATPAAAVGTAAAAGAAAGAPAAAPGAGQWSAGETVSARPGARLVRAVGGRRRAVILAVVLALLLIAGVVLARTLGGSEQNDAGKGGGRNGAAATAGGANPPAPAGDTASGEPAGSPPAAQSPAPGASSQDAGPGPARTTPAGEPQASRSAGPVAATTPAAPAGPAVPAGYHEHKDAAGFSIVLPDWLADAGEDYDHTSRKFEGQGLKLVVDWTQPGGASALADWQSAESGQRGGYQRVALQAITYRQWTNAADWEWTFNSSGGTRMHSLNRGFVTGGGKYGYALYWTTTDAAWAAPGNVQARQTGFDSFQPAP from the coding sequence ATGACCCAGGCGCAGGGTTCCACCGGCCGTCTCCTGGCCGGACGCTACCGGCTGGACGCGGTGCTCGGACGTGGCGGTATGGGTACCGTCTGGCGGGCCGAGGACGAGATGCTCGGCCGGGTCGTCGCGGTCAAGGAACTGCGGATGCACGGCGGTGTCGACGAGGAGGAGAAGCACCGCCTGATCGTCCGCACCCTGCGTGAGGCCAAGGCGACCGCGCGGATCCGGCACACGGCCGCGGTCACCGTCTTCGACGTGGTCGAGGAGGACGACCGGCCCTGGATCGTCATGGAGCTGGTGGAGTCCCGCTCGCTGGCCGAGGTGATCAAGGAGGACGGGCCGCTCACGCCGGTCCGGGCCGCCGAGATCGCGCTCGACGTCCTGGGCGTGCTGGTCGCCGCCCACAGCCACGGCATCCTGCACCGTGACGTCAAGCCGTCCAACGTGCTGATCGGCGAGGACGGCCGGGTGGTGCTCACCGACTTCGGCATCGCCAGCGTCGAGGGTGACGCCTCGGTGACCTCCACCGGCATGCTGGTCGGCGCCCCCTCCTACATATCGCCCGAGCGGGCCCGGGGCCAGAAGCCCGGGCCGCCGGCCGACCTGTGGTCGCTGGGCGGCACCCTCTACGCGATGCTGGAGGGCCGCCCGCCCTACGACCGTGGCTCGGCGCTCGCCACCCTGACCGCCGTGATGACCGAGGACCTGGCCGCGCCCGCCAACGCCGGGCCGCTGAAGCCCGTCATCGAGGGACTGCTGGAGAAGGACCCGGCCCGCCGCCTGGACGCCTCGCAGACCCGCGCGATGCTCCGCCGGGTGGTCGCGCAGGCCACCGTGAAGTCCGAGGCGACCACCCAGCAGGCGGTGCCGGTGGCCGGCACCGACCGCCCTGCCGCCGCTGCCGCTGCCGCTGCCGCCCCCGCTGCCGCCGCCCCGGCGGAGGAGCCGGGCACCCCGGCCGGCCCGGAGGCCCCCGCCGGCGGCGCCAAGCGCCCGGTGGGCGGGCTGCTCGGCACCGTCCGGGTGGGGAGCCGCTCGAAGGCGCCCGCGCAGGCGCCGGCGGAGCCGGAGCGGCCCGCCGCCACGCCGGCCGCCGCCGTCGGTACGGCTGCCGCTGCCGGTGCTGCCGCCGGGGCCCCGGCGGCCGCGCCGGGGGCCGGCCAGTGGTCCGCCGGCGAGACGGTCAGCGCCCGGCCGGGCGCCCGGCTGGTGCGGGCCGTCGGCGGGCGCCGGCGGGCGGTGATCCTGGCCGTGGTGCTGGCGCTGCTGCTGATCGCCGGCGTGGTGCTGGCGCGGACGCTGGGCGGCTCCGAACAGAACGACGCGGGCAAGGGTGGCGGCCGGAACGGCGCCGCCGCCACCGCGGGCGGCGCCAACCCGCCCGCCCCGGCCGGCGACACGGCCTCCGGCGAGCCCGCGGGGAGCCCGCCGGCGGCGCAGAGTCCGGCCCCCGGGGCCTCCTCCCAGGACGCCGGGCCCGGCCCGGCCCGGACCACCCCGGCCGGCGAGCCGCAGGCCTCTCGCTCCGCGGGCCCGGTGGCCGCGACCACGCCGGCGGCGCCGGCCGGCCCCGCCGTCCCGGCCGGCTACCACGAGCACAAGGACGCCGCCGGGTTCAGCATCGTGCTGCCGGACTGGCTGGCCGACGCGGGCGAGGACTACGACCACACCAGCCGCAAGTTCGAGGGCCAGGGCCTGAAGCTGGTCGTCGACTGGACCCAGCCGGGCGGCGCCAGCGCCCTGGCCGACTGGCAGAGCGCGGAGTCCGGCCAGCGCGGCGGGTACCAGCGCGTCGCCCTGCAGGCCATCACCTACCGGCAGTGGACCAACGCCGCCGACTGGGAGTGGACCTTCAACAGCAGCGGCGGCACCCGGATGCACTCGCTCAACCGCGGCTTCGTCACCGGCGGCGGCAAGTACGGGTACGCCCTCTACTGGACGACCACGGACGCCGCCTGGGCCGCGCCCGGCAACGTCCAGGCACGCCAGACCGGCTTCGACAGCTTCCAGCCCGCGCCGTAG
- the shbA gene encoding RNA polymerase sigma factor ShbA, with the protein MADLVAAAVRGEGPAIDTLLAYVHPLALRYCRGRLVRLPGGARHHVDDIAQEVCVAVLCALPRYRDQGRPFEAFVYGIAAHKIADLQRAAMRGPGSTVIPPDDLPELPDDALGPEERALLSSDAAWAKELLSNLPARQRELVLLRVAAGLSAEETGEVLGMSPGAVRVAQHRALSRLRALAEESS; encoded by the coding sequence ATGGCCGACCTGGTCGCCGCCGCCGTGCGCGGCGAGGGTCCGGCCATCGACACGCTGCTGGCCTACGTCCACCCGCTGGCGCTGCGCTACTGCCGCGGCCGGCTGGTGCGGCTGCCCGGTGGCGCGCGCCACCACGTGGACGACATCGCCCAGGAGGTCTGCGTCGCGGTGCTCTGCGCGCTGCCGCGCTACCGGGACCAGGGCCGGCCCTTCGAGGCCTTCGTCTACGGGATCGCCGCGCACAAGATCGCCGACCTGCAGCGGGCCGCCATGCGCGGGCCGGGATCGACCGTGATCCCGCCCGACGACCTGCCCGAGCTGCCGGACGACGCCCTCGGCCCGGAGGAGCGCGCGCTGCTCAGCAGCGACGCGGCCTGGGCGAAGGAGCTGCTCTCCAACCTGCCGGCCCGTCAGCGGGAGCTGGTCCTGCTCAGGGTCGCCGCCGGACTGTCGGCGGAGGAGACCGGCGAGGTGCTCGGCATGTCGCCCGGCGCGGTGCGGGTCGCCCAGCACCGGGCGCTGAGCCGGTTGCGGGCCCTGGCGGAGGAGTCCTCCTGA
- a CDS encoding LysR family transcriptional regulator, protein MIEARHLRVLRAVARTGSFSAAARELGCTQPAISQQMKALEKSVDTPLVVRAGRGMQLSEAGRVLLKHANGILAGLSAAEEEVAAIAGLRAGRVRLVSFPTASSTLVPPAVARLRASHPGVRVSLVEAEPTESLAMLRGGECEVALAFRYPDSQGGLAVPSPHSTPREARAEATLEAAAAAAANDWSDLVVRPLLDDPLVGLLPAGHPLAGRSGGAPVDLAELAGEQWIAGCPQCRGHLVELCAGAGFEPRIDFATDDYPAVVGLVAAGLGVAVLPGLALDSVRQEGVSAVQVRAASGEPALRQVVALTLPDLAEVPAVALMLDRLAGTAAGR, encoded by the coding sequence ATGATCGAGGCCCGCCACCTGCGCGTCCTGCGTGCCGTCGCCCGCACCGGCTCCTTCTCCGCCGCCGCCCGCGAGCTGGGCTGCACCCAGCCCGCCATCAGCCAGCAGATGAAGGCCCTGGAGAAGTCCGTGGACACCCCGCTGGTGGTCCGGGCCGGCCGGGGCATGCAGCTCAGCGAGGCCGGCCGGGTGCTGCTCAAGCACGCCAACGGGATCCTGGCCGGGCTGTCGGCCGCCGAGGAGGAGGTCGCCGCCATCGCCGGCCTGCGGGCCGGGCGGGTGCGACTGGTGTCCTTCCCGACCGCCAGCTCCACGCTGGTGCCGCCCGCCGTCGCCCGGCTGCGCGCCAGCCACCCCGGGGTCCGGGTGTCGCTGGTCGAGGCGGAGCCGACCGAGTCGCTGGCGATGCTGCGCGGCGGCGAGTGCGAGGTCGCGCTGGCCTTCCGCTACCCCGACTCGCAGGGCGGCCTGGCCGTCCCCTCCCCGCACAGCACCCCGCGCGAGGCGCGCGCCGAGGCGACCCTGGAGGCGGCGGCCGCGGCGGCCGCCAACGACTGGTCCGACCTGGTGGTCCGGCCGCTGCTGGACGATCCGCTGGTCGGCCTGCTGCCGGCCGGCCACCCGCTGGCCGGCCGGTCCGGCGGCGCGCCGGTGGACCTGGCGGAACTCGCCGGGGAGCAGTGGATCGCCGGCTGCCCGCAGTGCCGGGGCCACCTGGTGGAGCTCTGCGCGGGCGCGGGCTTCGAGCCGAGGATCGACTTCGCCACCGACGACTACCCGGCGGTGGTCGGCCTGGTCGCGGCCGGCCTCGGGGTGGCGGTGCTGCCGGGGCTCGCGCTGGACTCGGTGCGCCAGGAGGGCGTGTCGGCCGTCCAGGTGCGGGCCGCCTCGGGTGAACCGGCGCTGCGCCAGGTGGTGGCGCTGACCCTGCCTGACCTCGCCGAGGTGCCGGCGGTGGCCCTGATGCTCGACCGGCTGGCGGGCACCGCGGCCGGCCGCTGA
- the groES gene encoding co-chaperone GroES, translating into MTTSSKVAIKPLEDRIVVQPLDAETTTASGLVIPDTAKEKPQEGVVLAVGPGRFEDGQRLPLDLAVGDIVLYSKYGGTEVKYKGEEYLVLSARDVLAVIEK; encoded by the coding sequence GTGACCACCAGCAGCAAGGTTGCCATCAAGCCGCTCGAGGACCGCATCGTGGTCCAGCCGCTCGACGCCGAGACCACCACGGCCTCCGGCCTGGTTATCCCGGACACCGCCAAGGAGAAGCCCCAGGAGGGCGTCGTCCTGGCCGTCGGCCCGGGTCGCTTCGAGGACGGCCAGCGTCTTCCGCTCGACCTCGCCGTGGGCGACATCGTCCTGTACTCGAAGTACGGCGGCACCGAGGTGAAGTACAAGGGCGAGGAGTACCTCGTCCTCTCGGCCCGCGACGTCCTCGCGGTCATCGAGAAGTAA
- a CDS encoding response regulator transcription factor: MTSVLVCDDSPLAREALRRAVATVPGVDRVTTATNGEEVLRRWVADRSDLVLMDVRMPGLGGVETVRRLLSADPGARIIMLTVAEDLDGVALAVAAGARGYLHKDASRAELRATVTQALADPTWRLAPRRLRSPDMGAAPTLTAREIQVLEGMSHGRSNAEIGRELFLSEDTVKTHARRLFKKLGASDRAHAVALGFRWGLVR, translated from the coding sequence ATGACTTCCGTTCTCGTTTGCGACGATTCCCCGCTCGCCCGCGAGGCGCTTCGCCGCGCGGTCGCGACCGTACCCGGTGTCGACCGGGTCACCACCGCGACGAACGGTGAGGAGGTCCTCCGCCGCTGGGTGGCCGACCGCTCCGACCTCGTCCTGATGGACGTCCGGATGCCCGGACTCGGCGGCGTCGAGACGGTGCGGCGACTGCTGTCCGCCGACCCGGGCGCGCGCATCATCATGCTCACCGTCGCCGAGGACCTCGACGGCGTCGCCCTCGCGGTGGCGGCCGGGGCGCGCGGGTACCTGCACAAGGACGCCTCGCGCGCCGAACTGCGGGCCACCGTCACCCAGGCCCTCGCCGACCCGACCTGGCGGCTCGCCCCGCGCCGGCTGCGCAGCCCCGACATGGGTGCGGCGCCGACGCTGACGGCGCGTGAGATCCAGGTACTGGAGGGCATGAGCCACGGCCGCAGCAACGCGGAGATCGGCCGGGAGCTCTTCCTCTCCGAGGACACCGTCAAGACGCACGCCCGGCGGCTGTTCAAGAAGCTCGGCGCCTCGGACCGCGCGCACGCGGTGGCCCTGGGATTCAGGTGGGGTCTGGTCCGCTGA
- a CDS encoding SHOCT domain-containing protein, producing MDWTDLIDVAFDVAGDGSGDRRAAAVRTVEATIAPGERPVAATAARHPDHFRKGTLVLTTHRLLFLKDGKPPLPVPLEAVTEVRVSRTTFNGEVLQVVALTGAHRFEDVVKAEPFAERLRAGAAAARSAYEAALAAAAPVAPAPASAAPAAAADGEDLLDRLERLAALRTAGALTEEEFSRAKQRLLG from the coding sequence ATGGACTGGACCGATCTCATCGATGTGGCCTTCGACGTGGCCGGGGACGGCAGCGGCGACCGCCGGGCCGCGGCCGTGCGGACCGTCGAGGCCACCATCGCACCCGGTGAGAGGCCGGTGGCGGCAACCGCCGCCCGACACCCCGACCACTTCCGCAAGGGCACCCTGGTGCTGACCACCCACCGGCTGCTCTTCCTCAAGGACGGCAAGCCCCCGCTGCCGGTTCCGCTGGAGGCGGTCACCGAGGTGCGGGTGAGCCGGACGACGTTCAACGGCGAGGTGCTGCAGGTGGTGGCGCTCACCGGTGCCCACCGCTTCGAGGACGTGGTCAAGGCCGAACCCTTCGCCGAGCGGCTCCGGGCCGGTGCCGCTGCTGCCAGGAGCGCCTACGAGGCCGCCCTGGCCGCCGCCGCGCCCGTAGCCCCCGCCCCGGCCTCGGCCGCCCCGGCCGCCGCCGCGGACGGCGAGGACCTGCTCGACCGGCTGGAGCGGCTGGCCGCCCTGCGGACCGCCGGCGCCCTGACCGAGGAGGAGTTCAGCCGGGCCAAGCAGCGCCTGCTCGGCTGA
- the groL gene encoding chaperonin GroEL (60 kDa chaperone family; promotes refolding of misfolded polypeptides especially under stressful conditions; forms two stacked rings of heptamers to form a barrel-shaped 14mer; ends can be capped by GroES; misfolded proteins enter the barrel where they are refolded when GroES binds) — protein MPKILQFDEDARRSLERGVNKLADTVKVTIGPKGRNVVIDKKFGAPTITNDGVTIAREVELDDPYENLGAQLVKEVATKTNDVAGDGTTTATVLAQALVNEGLRNVAAGAGPAALKKGIDKAVAAVSEHLLSIAREVDGKDDIAAVAGLSAQDSQVGELIAEAIDKVGKDGVITVEESNTFGVELDFTEGMQFDKGYLSPYFVTDAERQEAVLEDPYILINQGKISSIQELLPLLEKILQGGASKPLLIIAEDVDGEALSTLVVNKIRGTFNAVAVKAPGFGDRRKAILGDLATLTGATVISEEVGLKLDQAGLEVLGTARRVTITKDDTTVVDGAGDSEAVAGRVAQIKAEIANTDSDWDREKLQERLAKLAGGVCVIKVGAATEVELKERKHRLEDAISATRAAVEEGIVAGGGASLVHAQKVLDGSLGLTGDEATGVAVVRKALAEPLRWIAQNAGLEGYVITHKVAELEAGFGYNAATGEYGDLLKAGVIDPVKVTRSALENAASIASLLLTTETLVVEKPAEEEAGAGHSHGGHGHSH, from the coding sequence ATGCCGAAGATTCTGCAGTTCGACGAGGACGCCCGCCGCTCGCTGGAGCGCGGCGTGAACAAGCTGGCCGACACGGTCAAGGTGACCATCGGTCCCAAGGGCCGCAACGTCGTCATCGACAAGAAGTTCGGCGCCCCGACCATCACCAACGACGGTGTCACCATCGCCCGCGAGGTCGAGCTCGACGACCCGTACGAGAACCTCGGCGCCCAGCTCGTCAAGGAGGTGGCCACCAAGACCAACGACGTCGCGGGTGACGGCACCACCACCGCCACCGTGCTGGCCCAGGCCCTGGTCAACGAGGGTCTGCGCAACGTCGCCGCGGGCGCCGGCCCGGCCGCCCTGAAGAAGGGCATCGACAAGGCCGTCGCGGCCGTCTCGGAGCACCTCCTCTCCATCGCCCGCGAGGTCGACGGCAAGGACGACATCGCCGCCGTCGCCGGTCTCTCGGCGCAGGACTCGCAGGTCGGCGAGCTCATCGCCGAGGCGATCGACAAGGTCGGCAAGGACGGTGTCATCACCGTCGAGGAGTCGAACACCTTCGGCGTGGAGCTCGACTTCACCGAGGGCATGCAGTTCGACAAGGGCTACCTGTCGCCGTACTTCGTCACCGACGCGGAGCGTCAGGAAGCGGTCCTGGAGGACCCCTACATCCTGATCAACCAGGGCAAGATCTCCTCCATCCAGGAGCTGCTCCCGCTGCTGGAGAAGATCCTGCAGGGCGGCGCCTCCAAGCCGCTGCTGATCATCGCCGAGGACGTCGACGGCGAGGCGCTGTCCACCCTCGTGGTGAACAAGATCCGTGGCACCTTCAACGCGGTGGCCGTCAAGGCCCCGGGCTTCGGTGACCGCCGCAAGGCCATCCTGGGCGACCTGGCCACCCTGACCGGTGCCACCGTCATCTCCGAGGAGGTCGGCCTCAAGCTCGACCAGGCCGGCCTGGAGGTGCTGGGCACCGCCCGTCGCGTCACCATCACCAAGGACGACACCACGGTCGTCGACGGTGCCGGTGACTCCGAGGCCGTCGCCGGCCGCGTCGCCCAGATCAAGGCCGAGATCGCCAACACCGACTCGGACTGGGACCGCGAGAAGCTGCAGGAGCGCCTGGCCAAGCTGGCCGGCGGCGTCTGCGTGATCAAGGTCGGCGCCGCCACCGAGGTGGAGCTCAAGGAGCGCAAGCACCGCCTGGAGGACGCCATCTCGGCGACCCGTGCCGCGGTCGAGGAGGGCATCGTCGCCGGCGGTGGCGCCTCCCTCGTGCACGCGCAGAAGGTGCTCGACGGCAGCCTGGGCCTGACCGGCGACGAGGCGACCGGTGTCGCCGTCGTCCGCAAGGCGCTCGCCGAGCCGCTGCGCTGGATCGCCCAGAACGCCGGCCTTGAGGGCTACGTCATCACCCACAAGGTCGCCGAGCTGGAGGCGGGCTTCGGCTACAACGCCGCCACCGGCGAGTACGGCGACCTGCTGAAGGCCGGCGTCATCGACCCGGTCAAGGTCACCCGCTCCGCGCTGGAGAACGCCGCCTCGATCGCCTCGCTGCTGCTCACCACCGAGACCCTCGTGGTGGAGAAGCCGGCCGAGGAGGAGGCCGGCGCCGGTCACTCGCACGGCGGCCACGGCCACTCGCACTGA
- a CDS encoding WhiB family transcriptional regulator: MADFSRLPGPNADLWDWQLSAACRGVDSSLFFHPEGERGAARSSREASAKEVCMRCPVRTECAAHALAVREPYGVWGGLTEDEREEMMGRSRNRLVEVPLTMPSGVRR; the protein is encoded by the coding sequence ATGGCAGATTTTTCCCGCCTCCCCGGCCCCAACGCGGACCTTTGGGACTGGCAGCTCTCCGCCGCCTGCCGAGGCGTGGACAGTTCGCTCTTCTTCCACCCGGAGGGCGAGCGCGGCGCCGCGCGCAGTTCGCGCGAGGCCAGCGCCAAGGAGGTCTGCATGCGCTGCCCGGTACGCACCGAGTGCGCGGCCCACGCCCTGGCGGTCCGTGAGCCGTACGGCGTGTGGGGCGGCCTGACCGAGGACGAACGCGAGGAGATGATGGGCCGTTCGCGCAACCGCCTGGTCGAGGTCCCGCTGACCATGCCCTCGGGAGTACGACGCTAG
- a CDS encoding GuaB3 family IMP dehydrogenase-related protein, producing the protein MTEIEIGRGKRGRRAYSFDDIAVVPSRRTRDPKEVSIAWQIDAYRFELPFLAAPMDSVVSPQQAINIGRLGGLGVLNLEGLWTRYEDPQPLLDEIAAITDQAAATRRLQEIYAAPIQADLIGQRIKEVRESGVVTAAALSPQRTAEFSKAVVDAGVDVFVIRGTTVSAEHVSGAAEPLNLKQFIYELDVPVIVGGCATYTAALHLMRTGAAGVLVGFGGGAAHTTRNVLGIQVPMATAVADVAAARRDYMDESGGRYVHVIADGGVGYSGDLAKAVACGADAVMIGAALARATDAPGRGFHWGMEAVHEELPRGKRVDLGTVGTTEEILTGPSHTPDGTMNLFGALRRAMATTGYSELKEFQRVEVTVNSAPQQG; encoded by the coding sequence GTGACTGAGATCGAGATCGGGCGAGGCAAGCGCGGACGCCGGGCGTACTCCTTCGACGACATCGCCGTCGTCCCCAGCCGCCGTACGCGGGACCCGAAGGAGGTCTCGATCGCCTGGCAGATCGACGCCTACCGCTTCGAGCTGCCGTTCCTGGCCGCCCCGATGGACAGCGTGGTCTCCCCGCAGCAGGCCATCAACATCGGCCGGCTCGGCGGGCTCGGCGTGCTGAACCTCGAAGGCCTGTGGACCCGCTACGAGGACCCGCAGCCGCTGCTCGACGAGATCGCCGCGATCACCGACCAGGCCGCCGCGACCCGCCGGCTGCAGGAGATCTACGCGGCCCCGATCCAGGCCGACCTGATCGGGCAGCGCATCAAGGAGGTCCGCGAGTCGGGCGTCGTGACGGCCGCCGCGCTGTCGCCGCAGCGCACCGCGGAGTTCTCCAAGGCCGTGGTGGACGCCGGCGTCGACGTCTTCGTGATCCGCGGCACCACCGTCTCCGCCGAGCACGTCTCCGGCGCGGCCGAGCCGCTCAACCTCAAGCAGTTCATCTACGAGCTGGACGTGCCGGTGATCGTCGGCGGCTGCGCCACGTACACCGCCGCGCTGCACCTGATGCGCACCGGCGCGGCCGGCGTGCTGGTCGGCTTCGGCGGCGGCGCCGCGCACACCACCCGCAACGTGCTCGGCATCCAGGTGCCGATGGCCACCGCGGTGGCGGACGTCGCGGCCGCCCGCCGGGACTACATGGACGAGTCCGGCGGCCGGTACGTGCACGTGATCGCCGACGGCGGCGTGGGCTACAGCGGCGACCTCGCCAAGGCCGTGGCCTGCGGCGCGGACGCCGTGATGATCGGCGCGGCGCTGGCCCGGGCCACCGACGCCCCCGGCCGGGGCTTCCACTGGGGCATGGAGGCCGTCCACGAGGAGCTGCCGCGCGGCAAGCGGGTGGACCTCGGCACGGTCGGCACCACCGAGGAGATCCTCACCGGCCCGTCGCACACCCCCGACGGCACCATGAACCTCTTCGGCGCCCTGCGCCGCGCGATGGCCACCACCGGCTACTCGGAGCTCAAGGAGTTCCAGCGGGTCGAGGTCACGGTCAACTCGGCCCCGCAGCAGGGCTGA
- the guaB gene encoding IMP dehydrogenase: MPINDGVNAAGVPEKFAMLGLTYDDVLLLPGASEVLPNQVDTSSRVSRNVRVNIPLLSAAMDKVTESRMAIAMARQGGVGVLHRNLSIEDQVNQVDLVKRSESGMVTDPITVGPETTLGEADALCAKFRISGVPIADESGRLLGIVTNRDMAFESDRSRKVREIMTPMPLITGKVGISGEDAIGLLRRHKIEKLPLVDDEGRIKGLITVKDFVKAEKYPNAAKDAEGRLLVGAAVGASAEAFDRAQALVGAGVDFLVVDTSHGHSHNALSWIAKIKAAVGVDVVGGNVATRDGAQALIDAGVDGVKVGVGPGSICTTRVVAGIGVPQVTAIYEAAVACQAAGVPVIGDGGLQYSGDIGKALAAGADTVMLGSLLAGCEESPGELMFINGKQFKSYRGMGSLGAMQSRGQGRSYSKDRYFQAEVSSDDKLVPEGIEGQVPYRGPLSAVLHQLVGGLRQTMGYVGAATVAEMESKGRFVRITSAGLKESHPHDIQMTVEAPNYTSR, from the coding sequence ATGCCCATCAACGACGGCGTCAACGCCGCAGGCGTACCCGAGAAGTTCGCGATGCTCGGACTGACGTACGACGACGTCCTGCTGCTGCCCGGGGCCTCCGAGGTGCTGCCGAACCAGGTGGACACGTCCTCGCGGGTCTCCCGCAACGTGCGGGTCAACATCCCGCTGCTGTCGGCCGCCATGGACAAGGTGACCGAGTCGCGGATGGCGATCGCGATGGCCCGCCAGGGCGGCGTCGGCGTCCTGCACCGCAACCTCTCGATCGAGGACCAGGTCAACCAGGTCGACCTGGTCAAGCGCTCCGAGTCCGGCATGGTGACCGACCCGATCACGGTCGGCCCGGAGACCACGCTCGGCGAGGCGGACGCGCTCTGCGCCAAGTTCCGGATCAGCGGCGTGCCGATCGCCGACGAGTCGGGCCGGCTGCTGGGCATCGTGACCAACCGCGACATGGCCTTCGAGTCGGACCGCAGCCGCAAGGTCCGCGAGATCATGACGCCGATGCCGCTGATCACCGGCAAGGTCGGCATCTCCGGCGAGGACGCGATCGGGCTGCTGCGCCGCCACAAGATCGAGAAGCTCCCGCTGGTCGACGACGAGGGCCGGATCAAGGGCCTGATCACCGTCAAGGACTTCGTCAAGGCCGAGAAGTACCCGAACGCCGCCAAGGACGCCGAGGGCCGGCTGCTGGTCGGCGCCGCCGTCGGCGCCAGCGCCGAGGCCTTCGACCGCGCCCAGGCGCTGGTCGGCGCCGGCGTGGACTTCCTGGTGGTCGACACCTCGCACGGGCACAGCCACAACGCGCTGTCCTGGATCGCCAAGATCAAGGCCGCCGTCGGCGTCGACGTGGTCGGCGGCAACGTCGCCACCCGGGACGGCGCCCAGGCGCTGATCGACGCCGGTGTGGACGGCGTCAAGGTCGGCGTCGGCCCCGGCTCGATCTGCACCACCCGCGTGGTCGCCGGCATCGGCGTCCCGCAGGTCACCGCGATCTACGAGGCCGCCGTGGCGTGTCAGGCGGCCGGCGTCCCGGTGATCGGCGACGGCGGCCTGCAGTACTCCGGCGACATCGGCAAGGCGCTCGCCGCCGGCGCCGACACGGTGATGCTCGGCAGCCTGCTGGCCGGCTGCGAGGAGTCGCCCGGCGAGCTGATGTTCATCAACGGCAAGCAGTTCAAGTCCTACCGCGGCATGGGCTCGCTCGGCGCCATGCAGTCGCGCGGCCAGGGCCGCTCGTACTCCAAGGACCGCTACTTCCAGGCCGAGGTCTCCTCGGACGACAAGCTCGTCCCCGAGGGCATCGAGGGCCAGGTGCCCTACCGCGGCCCGCTCTCCGCGGTGCTGCACCAGCTGGTCGGCGGCCTGCGCCAGACCATGGGCTACGTGGGCGCCGCCACCGTCGCCGAGATGGAGAGCAAGGGCCGGTTCGTCCGGATCACCTCGGCGGGTCTCAAGGAGAGCCACCCGCACGACATCCAGATGACCGTCGAGGCGCCGAACTACACCAGCCGCTGA